In Loxodonta africana isolate mLoxAfr1 unplaced genomic scaffold, mLoxAfr1.hap2 scaffold_29, whole genome shotgun sequence, the genomic stretch TCAATTCCcatacttctgtttttttttctttagactcCTTTTTGtgttcagtctttttaatttcttccttcttccctctgtgtacgttttgtaaatattttcttcgtGATTACCACAAATATTACGTTTAACAACTTATAATTGCACCAGCTTATTTTAACTTGATGCCTGTATTTAACATAGGAAGTATGAGTAAGTTTTAATGTTAGTatactaaaactctatgctattTTGCTCCTCCTACccccctttttgttgttgtaacaccaattacatcattatacattcTGAGTTCCTTAGCTTGAGTTTGTACTTATTTAATGTTGTATTGCTTGTGGGACTTAAGTAATACTAAGTTTACTCCCTGGAAATACCAGACAACTCTTCCTTATATTTTCTCATGTCATTACCTTCGTTGgagatttctctctctttctcttttctttcccacgGACTGATTCAATTATCTGTCCAGTGTCCCTTCTTTTTCATCTGAAATAACTCCCTTAAGTAATTCTTGCAGACCAATTCTGGTGGTTATAAATTCCTATAACTTTTGTTTATTTGGGATCCTTGATTTCGCCcttatttttgaatgacaacATTACTGGGTGAAGAGTTctcatttgaaaattatttttcttcaatactTTATACAAGATCTAATCCCTGCTTCCCTAATTTTTGTTACCATCCATTCCTTCAAAGACAACACCAGTTTCATTCACACTGAATTACTTTCAGTCTTTGCAATCTGGTATTATGCATTTGGCTTCTCTGGTTATCACATGGTATTTCCCTCCTATAAGGCAGCAAAAATCATCCCACATGACTCTTTTTTACCCTCCAAACGTTAAATAAGAGTCTTCCATCTACCAGAAAAACCTCTTTGGTTGCCATTTTTCTCTATATTTGTTGCATCCTCCACATATAACTATCATGAAGCATTTCTCACCTAAgtccttgatattttttttctcttcacctgATCATATCCTAGAACTTAATATAGTTTGTCAAAATCTTTATACGTTACAAATTTCTTCTtcctaaattaatttttttggttttgctcttcttaaaaaaaaaaaaaaaactcttcttagtcggcacaaaaatgtaattaatttagCCACCTGTTACTTAAagtgtgtggttttttttccttgcaaGTAAGCAGATATAAGTTGCAGTGCCATTACCCATATTGATAAAGATACATTCCAGCTGATAGTGTGTTTGGCAAGACATCTGTTGCCCAGTGACCCCCTAGCAATATACTCAACTAATCCCTGATATCGTAATATTGCTCCTACAATTCTTAGACTGAAAAGAGGGTTGATAAAATCAGTTATTATATATGGAATTGGAAATCATATTTTTACATTGAGAGTGTTGGAGTCAATAAattaatttaccaaaaaaaaagtttatacatACAATTATGTGAGCACTTTATTAATGCAAATAACATATACCTGGGGGTAGTAAGTGTGAGTGTTATTCTGGAAGTTTCCATATTCAAAGAATATGTTAGTACActgatttatttaaataaaaaaatctgaTTGTGAATAACACATCAAAGTTAATGTATAGTAGGAAATCCATTTGCCATCAGTATTTAGCTTACCCATTTTACCCTAGTATTTAACCCAACCTGAGTACCActaaaatatttgttgtttgaGAGCAGTTTTTCCTAATTATATTTTCCATAACTTGTAGTTTCCTAATTATGGTAGGCTTTTCTAAggctaaggatccctggtggtgcagtagttaaatgtttggctgctaactgaaaggtcagtggtttgaacccacaagctgcttggggggagaaacatgtggtagtatgcttccaaaaagatttacagccttgggaaccctattgtcctatagggttgctactagTCGATATCGACTTgatttggcaacaggtttgttttgatttttggttttgaaaactctgtggggcagttctactctgtcctataggggcgctatgagtcggaattgacttgacggcactgcaTTTTTGGGTAAAGCTAGGAGTAGCTCTTCATTCACACATAGGAGAAAACACCCTCCTCTCCTCTTTCAAGTTTGTCCCTAAGAGGTAGGATTTAATGCCTTTCGCAATACTGTAGGATCTCTCTTCCTTTGATTAAAATATTGATCTATGTATTAGAAACAGAAGCTTGCACATATTATATGAATACACCTGGGTGTATTTTTATAAACTGCCTATATCCACGTTaccagcacccagatcaagaagAAGGATAATGCAGCACCCCAGAATCCCCttctatgcttctttttagttacaAGCCCCGTGGTGACTCCTATCCCATACTTCAGGCAGCATAGTGTCTGTTTTTatctttatataaaataaatgacaTTCTACAAATTATAGTCTTCTGTGTCCagtttatttttctcagttttataTTTGTGAgacttttccacatttttgcatAGATGTAGATATTTCACTTCCATTGCTGAATAGTACTGACTGTTTTGAAGATGCCaaaatttatccattttgagAGTAATGAGCATTTTGAGAGTTTCAGTAATAACATAGCAatatttctctcttctcctctgatTTCTCTGAAATGCACAGCAGCTCAACTCAATTGTGATATATTAATAATGAAACACTgaattttgagcagagtattagttttctattgctgcagtAACAAAGTACCAGGGATTTAGTGGTTTTATATAACAAATTTATGCTCCTACAGTTCTGTAAATCAGAAATTTGACTTGAGGCTCACTAGGTTAAAATCAAGGTATCGATGGGCTgcatccatttctgaaaaaattcCGTACATGAATTTTCCAGATTCAAGAGGCCGTATGTATTTCTTGAATCATGGCTACCTTCTGCAATCTTCAAAGGCAGTAACGGCTGGTCACATCCCTCTCACTCTGCCATCTAGCTGGTTTTCCAACTTCTGTTGCAAAAGTTCCTCTGCCGTAAAGGGTTTATGTGATTAGATTGGTCCCatttggataatccaggataattttcCATGTCAAGGCCCTTAGCCTTAATAACATCAGCAAAGCCCTTTTGTCCTGGTAAGATAACATGTTCACCGGTTCTGCAAATTAAGACATGCACATCTTTGGTATCATTCTGCTTAACATACGCAAGATTGCAGACGTTCATGTTTCTAGCAAAAGTACTCTGCCAATGCAAATCTCTAACAATTTCAACAGATatgtaattaaattttattttgttttgggtgAAAGAAACACTCAAGTCTAAACTTAGAAAAGTCTAACATAGGGGATTATAAGTAGAATAAATGGATCTTCTTGCAGCAGATGGGGTCAGTTCATTTGCTACACAACATGCACGTATATGATACATTCCAACTGCCtgaacatgtgaaagctggacaatgagtaaggaagagtgaagagttgacacctttgaattgtggtgttggcggagaatattgaatatgccatggactgccaaaagaacgaacaaatgtgtcttggaagaagtacaatcagaacgctccttagaggcaaagatggcgagactgcgtcttacatactttggaaatgtcaggaaggaacagtcccggagaaggacatcatacttggcaaagtacagggtcaggaaaaagaggaagaccctcaacgaggtggattgacacagtgggtgcagcagtgagctcaagcataacaatggttgtaagaatggctcaggaccaggcagtgtttcgttctgttgtgcatagggttgctatgagtcggaaccgactcgacggcacctaaaaacaacaactgccTGAACATGAGCCAGTATATTTTACAATCATGTGAATATTTTTTCCACAAAATGCATACATATCCATTCAATCACACAAATGCTTTTTCTCTCTAAATTGAACAAACCCACTAGTTCTTTGTCTGTGTGGAAAATATAGTTTCTGATCATGTAAACTATATATTTGCATAAGCCCATAACTACTGCAAAAGAATGATTATAATCCATTGCCTTTGGAATAAATAAGAAGTTAATCCCCTACAAATATAGAGATCATACACTAGACTAAGctcagattaataaaaaaaataacaaaaattcctGGGACCAGAAAACAATGTGGGTATTGTCCATTAATCCATATGATAAATAAATACCCACTTATTTCTACTCTAGGCCACACACTAAGCTAGGCATAGGAAATACAGCACCTGTCCACAAAGATCCCATGGTGTAATGAAGTAAAACATAACAAgtacttacaaaaataaatcTTAAATTACAACTAAGATAAATGCTATGATGGAGAGGTAAAGGGTATGAAGAAAACATCTAAGTGGACCAACTGGACTAGTCTGGAGAAACCTAGGTAAAGGTAATCTCATGGACCAGTGTACTGGAGCAGCAAATACAACACTAGATTAAGAATGGAGAGATAATCGTATGACTATAAGTGAGTTGTATATCCAAAAGTTACGAAGTATTTGTCACATACAAAAGCGTCCCTATAAGGAATCCCTAGGTAGAACAGATGATTAAGTACTCGACTACTAAATGAAAGACTGATGATTTAAACCTACTACGAGGCCTCTGAAGAAAGACcagagatctgcttccgaaaggccacagccttgaagaccctatgcacagttctactctgcatacacgtggttgccacaagttggaattaactggaaAACAACTGCTGTTTTCTATGTTTGTTTTACAATTAAGATGATAAATATAAGGTCAGCATGTGTCTGCCCAATTACAAATGGAACTACTGGTTTTTCCACTCACTTCGTCTAGTGATAGTGCCTGTTAGTAGCAATTCAATGAGTACAACCAGAGTTTTCACAGAAATTCTTACTTTAAATATCCAATATTATATTCAGACTATGCAACCAGATTGTTCAGACAATTCTGTCAGTGATTGAAAGATCATGATATATGTGGCATTAACTCTCCTAATTTGAAGGGCAATGCCCACTCTTTAAGTTTCTTTAATGCCATCTTCATATCCTTATTTCTCAGACTGTAGATGGCGGGATTCATGATGGGCGGCACCATAGTATAGAATACCGACACCAGCAAATCCAAGGGTGATGGTGATTTGGGTAAAGGTCGTAAATAGGCAAGAAagccagaaaagagaaagagagtcacAACAGTGAGGTGAGGCAAGCACGTGGAGAAAGCTCTAGACCTGCCTTCTCTGGATGGGATTCTCAGAACAGTGGAGAAGATGTGAATGTAAGAGatatcaataaacacaaaacAGCCAAAACCTAACACCAGGGTGAGCCCAATGACTACTAATTCCACAGTATTATAAGAACAGGCGAGGGACAGCAGTTGTGGAACATCACAGAAGAACTGACGAATTTCAGGAGACCCACACACTGGTATGGAGAAGGTAGAAGCTGTGTGCAGAATTGCATTGAGAACTCCACTGACCCATGAGGAAGCTGCCATCTGCACACAGGCTCCATGGCTCATGATGACTTCATACCTCAGTGGGTGGCAGATGGCAACGTAGCGGTCATAAGACATCACTGTGAGTAGAGATACTTCTGTAGTGGctgagaggaagaagaaaaatacctGTGAAACACAGCCGAGAAATGAGATGGTGGTGTGATTAGCCAGAGAGTTTGCGATGGATTTGGGAACAGTGATGGAAATGAGGCAGAGATCCAGAAAGGACAAGTTCtgcaggaagaaatacataggggtGTGGAGCCGATGATCCTTGCTTGTGAGAGTGATGATGAGAACGTTCCCCAGTACAGCTGCCAGGTATAGCAGCAAAAACAACACAGCATGTGAGATCTGGATCTCCCGAACATCAGAAAACCCCATTAGGAAGAACATGGTCACAGAGGTGaagttgttcatttctctgggTGTTTAATCAAtgactctaaaaaaataaaatgaacaactTGTGATTTAGTCAAGGGAGTTTACTCTTCTACTTTCTCAGGTTCACTTTCTCTGAAACATGTGCAGGTATTCCATGCCATACAAGAGTAACACCACCAAGTCTTCAGGAGGTAATTGAACACAAATAATCCCATTAACTGAATGACTGAAAATGGTTATCAGTCAAGTCCAAATCATCCACCTTGTCATTCTATGTTGATTAAGGCCCATATTCCACATCTAATTCAAATAGAATTTCATATACCTTGTATTGAAATATGTAGTGAGAAAGTGCACAAATTTGGGACCAGTCAGTCCTGAGTACAAATTTTAGATCAGCTGTTTACAAGCTTTGTGATCTCATATACATTTTTTGAGTATCCTTATTCAACCTACTGTGTAAGTGTTATCATTGGATCATTCTTTTGATTCAATTAAATAATTCATACACAACTTATGCATAATTACTGGATAAGAAAACACTTAACCAATATCATTTCCTCTACTCATTGCATCTTTCTTCATTATGCCAGTGTCAGGAAAAATTGTGAAAATCtttgaaacaggaaaaaaagctGAGTCTTCTCTTTAGTGGACTGGGTTATGTTTGTTATTTATTGTCTTTAAGCTATCTTACAATTGTAGAAGTTGTATAAAActgttaataataaaaattattgccTATACAAATACAAACTAATTTTGTTTTAGCGGAATGCAATTGGTATTTTCTCTGTAGATAGATCCATTTTGcatctatttgtattttttttcagcCATGCTTATCTGTTCTTTTACGTGTGaaatttgattttgattttgaATATCTTACTAGCTCTCTCAATCACTAATTAATTACTTAAAATATTTGGcatgtgtttgttttatatattttatgttctttaaaaaaactaTCTTCATCTTCTGACATAGATAGCAACCACTGACACTTAGAGTCAAACCTTATGAAAGGATTTGAGATATCTTAGATGGAAACATTTGGGCAACTTATTAGGGACATGGACAACAGAAAATTATCCTCTATTCTCTACCATTTTatgttatattttgttttaccaAAACCTGTTCCTAAATTTAGTAATCACTTCAAAGTAGAATTGAAGAATTTGAATTGTGCAGAAAAAGTATTCACATTCATTTCACCTGTCCTAAAAGTGTTCCTCTCCCAGGCAGGTTCCACAGCTTTGCTGCTGCTGGCTTCGAGGAGCTGGTCCAGTGAATCAGAGGTTTTCAGGTAAATAAagtgtctttgtctttttcaccacgaaaattttcatatatttttttcttttaaaagtaggtgccccctccaaaaaaaaagtcttctgctTTTCTTTGGTTCTATCCCTGAAGCCTCCTTTGGTGATATCCTCAGCCGAAATAAGTTCTCAGCAACAATGTcagtttgtctttgatgttcaagtTCTTTATCTCAAAACTAAAATTGTCATagagagaaattaaaaacagacatcttcctttgattttatgatttttcttacccacaaaaccaaGTACTAACCATAAAAATTCCTGACCCAAAATTAATCAAGCCAGGGGTTTTTGTCACCCAAAATTGTTCACCTTTTCCTTCCTGTTTGGAGCCAGacttatttaatttaaatttcaaaaagtgTCATGGCTGCTGGTGGGTGGAGGGGCAGAGGCCACTTTGCGACCTGACTAATATCAGTAACCAGTAGATCTCAGTAAAAGGAAGAGAGCAAGTTACGATCTATCCTGTTAAGATAAGAAAATGATTCATCTTctattcttctctgtcctcttctAGTTGTAAGCCTTACTGTAACTAGCCTATGTCtaaacatttgcttttttttcttttaaatcagaatggtctccctatatCCATATAGAATAACTACtcggaaaaaaaattcaagtttcaattttgttgagttttgattatttttaacaatactctgaatttacattttaattgttaaaaaaaacatatgttttcctaaccaaaattaaaataaacatgtAAGATGCTCTCTATCGGGACAAGTGAGAATATACAGTATGTGCTTCCAGAGAGATGCAGGAATTAAGATATATTTCATGTAAAAAATGTGGGGCATAAAATAATTAACCTTTGACAAATGGGAAATatttaggaaggaaaaagaaaagagaatatctTTTAATCCAGGCAACGTGGCTCACACCATGCCAAGCAGAACCTTGGCAGCCTGAAGGGTATGTAGGTAGAACACTCTTTAGCAAGGGTCACTAAATTGGTCTGGGGTAATGGGGAGAGGACAGTTGACAGCATGGGTGATAGGTATTTATCTAAAAAGAGAATAATTAACGTGAAATTTTCTAGAAAGTTACTGCTCTTCATATTTAGTAACCTTTGAAAGGAAGATATTTTTAAGGTAGCGAGACAAGTCAGGATAGTATTCTgatagtattaaaaaaacaaacaaactcagtgccattgagtcgattccgactcatagcgaccctatagtctgATAGTATAGCTATGAGTTATTAAAAAATGGCCTGGAGTAAGAGTTCAGAATAAGaattaaagcaaaagaaaagacagaacatcATCTAAACAAGATAAAACTGatgaatgaaatattatttattgaACATAATTGAAAtgaaggtaaaaataaaattctagacACAGCGATGTGTCTATAAATTTTTCCACTTTGGCTACACAATTGAGAGGGAGGTAAAATATGCTCTCTGTGCTGGTTTCCTGTCCCTGCCCCTTTCCCATAGTGGCCTATTTTGTCCCAGCCTACCTGTGCCCTGTGCCCCAGCCTTAAAGCAAACTCTTCTGCTTATTAGAGCACAAGATGCTACAGGAAGACAGCACTGAGCAACAATCTATGTATTGGTGTCACCATTCTTCTCGAATTGGCAGCCATATGCAGGAGATGGTCTTGCTAAATGAGACAGTTCTAACCTGAGGGAAGATGGACAACAcgttttatttctcctttatttttaattatgaagttaaaaaaaattatcactgaTTTGAAGAAAGTTATTTCATCACTCGTTGGCTGTCAGCTCCCTGTACCCCACTTGCCTCTGTAAGACCTCCTGCTGTGAGGGGACCACCCCTTACATTTGGTTGCCAATATAAATAACTTGGGGGACACCAATATACAGCTtgagcttctctcttttttttctgattatgaaTTCCCTGGAACTCACTGCAGGCTCCAAGCTGTATGATTTGAAATAGTGGTCAAACACTTAACTGCCTTTGACCAATTCAAGGAAAAGTTTATTAATATATGGATTCAGATAAACCAGTTAGAACAAGTCATAATCAGAATAAAATTAAAGATTCTTAGAATTTCTCTATGTCCAGAAACAATTTTGCATTACTTTTTAAATAACCCGGAGTCTAGGTCCCTGGGTCGCAGTGAGGACATGCCTTATAGTTAACCAGGATCCTACTTCCCCACTCTAATTCTTCCTAGTTTAGCAGcctattgttttattttcttcagaataAGAGGACCTGAGAAAAAacccttatttttattttggaatgctGGTAGAAGTCAGGGATGATTCACAGTTTGAGAAACGCACTATTGGGAAAGTGAGATCCTGACCACTCACCCTGCAATGGCCACATTCTAAGATCTGTCCATGCAGTATTTAATATAACTTACATCTGTGCTCAAAGCAACCCATTATGTGCCCATTACATTGAAGGCTTGGACCTATAGAGATTTTAAGGGATTAGCCCCACTTCACACAATggtggagctggaatttgaacacaGGTGACCTCACTCCAAATGCCTG encodes the following:
- the LOC135229443 gene encoding olfactory receptor 14A16-like, giving the protein MNNFTSVTMFFLMGFSDVREIQISHAVLFLLLYLAAVLGNVLIITLTSKDHRLHTPMYFFLQNLSFLDLCLISITVPKSIANSLANHTTISFLGCVSQVFFFFLSATTEVSLLTVMSYDRYVAICHPLRYEVIMSHGACVQMAASSWVSGVLNAILHTASTFSIPVCGSPEIRQFFCDVPQLLSLACSYNTVELVVIGLTLVLGFGCFVFIDISYIHIFSTVLRIPSREGRSRAFSTCLPHLTVVTLFLFSGFLAYLRPLPKSPSPLDLLVSVFYTMVPPIMNPAIYSLRNKDMKMALKKLKEWALPFKLGELMPHIS